One Pirellulales bacterium genomic window carries:
- a CDS encoding endonuclease/exonuclease/phosphatase family protein has product MVRGPTIVAPVVTADRSDQQAKIHLHRQKRTAFTARHGWLLGLLLILVATVALSSLRIPAGAAAGTVFNRSVEEANTASASTAAREGQVAWPIFRVGIFNIHGGRGRDNNRDLARTAHCLRKLDIIGLNEVLGPKLWWQTDQAQQLGELLKLSWLYAPTESRWWDGSFGNGLLSTLPVRSWQRIPLPRGGAHTYRNIVLSTVEVSGQTVQILLTHLDSRDSVRRQEQLRTVGDLFLALREPAILMGDLNTPPDDLQLATLLAAPGVIDAIAASAPEVPAHRIDWILARGLQSVTAGCDASGASDHPLFWAELQIVD; this is encoded by the coding sequence ATGGTCCGAGGTCCAACGATCGTTGCGCCGGTCGTAACGGCTGACCGCAGCGACCAACAGGCTAAGATCCATCTGCATCGGCAAAAACGGACTGCTTTCACCGCACGACACGGGTGGCTGCTTGGTCTGTTGCTGATCCTGGTTGCGACGGTAGCGCTCAGTTCGCTACGCATTCCAGCCGGGGCCGCGGCTGGTACAGTGTTCAACCGATCGGTCGAGGAGGCGAACACCGCAAGCGCTAGCACAGCGGCTCGTGAGGGGCAGGTCGCATGGCCAATCTTCCGCGTGGGGATCTTCAATATTCATGGCGGTCGCGGTCGTGATAACAATCGCGATCTGGCGCGTACGGCGCATTGCTTGCGCAAGTTGGATATCATCGGTTTGAATGAAGTCTTGGGTCCAAAGCTGTGGTGGCAGACCGACCAGGCACAGCAACTCGGAGAACTCCTGAAACTATCCTGGCTCTATGCGCCCACAGAGTCTCGCTGGTGGGACGGCTCATTCGGCAACGGCCTGCTGAGCACGTTGCCCGTACGATCTTGGCAGCGCATACCTCTGCCGCGCGGAGGCGCCCATACCTATCGAAACATTGTTCTCTCTACTGTCGAAGTCAGCGGCCAAACCGTCCAAATCCTCCTGACCCATTTGGACAGCCGCGACAGTGTTCGCCGCCAGGAGCAGCTGCGCACGGTGGGCGATCTGTTTTTGGCGTTGCGCGAGCCAGCCATTTTGATGGGTGACCTGAACACTCCGCCGGACGATCTGCAATTGGCAACATTGCTGGCTGCGCCGGGCGTGATTGACGCCATTGCGGCAAGTGCCCCTGAAGTGCCAGCGCATCGCATCGATTGGATCCTGGCTCGTGGTCTGCAGAGCGTAACCGCTGGCTGCGACGCCAGCGGAGCCTCGGACCATCCGCTCTTTTGGGCCGAGTTGCAAATCGTCGATTGA